agtaaaatgtcattttcgtccctgaggtttggccacttttgcaactttcgtccaaaggatgttttttcgcatctggatccaaaaggttgaTACAgacgaaaatggcaagatttcaaaccttttggattcagatgcgaaaaaacaaacctttggacgaaagtcgcaaaagtgaccaaacctcagggacgaaagtcgcaaaagtaaaTAACCTTGAACATGATCATACTGGCCAAAATTGTGAAACTGGTAAACATGACATAATAAACAGGTGAAATCACAGCAGTATTGAAGGTGTCTAGTGCCTGCAAACACATTGAAAAACAACATTGAACACACGCACGCTTTAACATGTGGCGAATCCGAAAGAAAACGTCTTTAACTCACCCTATTCAAATAGTTGAGTTGCAAGAGAATGAAACCAAAAAGTAAGATTGTGAAGAACCATGTTTGGAAGTATACAAACTGATTACTTCCCGAAAACGATAACTTCATGGCAATCCCGACTGCTTTCACACACATAACCTACACTTTTCACaattttcaacgacgaacaacgTCAAACGATAAAAGAAACCGAAATAAATAACAAGATAACACGAACCGTGAGGGAGCCCATCAGAGAGCAAATCCCAACGTATATGACCAGGTGGGTCCCGCCGTAGAGTGGCACATAACGGTAAATAAGTATGCCGACAACAATCAAAACAATGCAAGCGTAGACCAGAAATCCTGTTTAATACCCTAAAAAAACCATGATCTTTTCGCCAACTGTTTTATCGAAAATATAAAAAATGTAACGTAACGTACCTGGTGCGGTTGCAAGGAGCCAAACTTCTTTAACCGACTTGATCGGGATCTCGTGTGGTGCGTGCAAGACGATTGTGGTCGACCCCACCAAACAGAGTGCGCACCCGATTACACCAAAAATATGCAACCTTTCATCCAGAAAATAATGGGCTAGAACTGCACTGCACAAGAAATTATATACGCATATAAAAATGTCACCTTTAAATCAAGAAAATGACCGCAGTAAGACTACCTGATTATCATACTTAGAGCCCCTAATGGGGTTACAAGAATTGCTGGTGCATATGCATAAGCGGCAAAATTTGCCACCTCACCTATGATCACTGCAAGTTCATAATAAGAATGAAACTGTTGTAGAATGCGCGATTGCAAAAGAAATAATACGAATTTGTGGGGCGATTAGAACTTACTGCTGACCATCCCAGCCCACCACCAGGGCTCTTTTAAGTATGAATAGCCTCCTAAACCTAATCAATGAATTCCATTCCCACACATAAATACAGAAAACATTCAGTACCTGGATagatcatttatattatattatacaaaTATATTGATATTTTTTTGCAGCATTATTAATTTAAGGTATGGCAATGGGCCGGATTATAGATAGTCCCATATGCGTTGGGTACCCGATTACACATTACCgaatatccgaatatccgaataTCCGTCTTGACTGTTTCGGTTTTCGCAAGCAGAATTCATCAAGTGAAAACTAAAAACATAAACCCTTAAGTTATCAAGATTTGATAACTTAACCCTTAAGTAAAGTAAACACATAAACCTTAGTTTTTAACATACAAAAAgcagaaaatatatatataaaaaaaaatcataggGATGATAAAAAAAACCTGCTCTAATTCCTGTAGCACCAGCATTCATGAGACCCTTTTTCTTAATAATAAAGCTAGATCCAATAAACACACTTGAAGATAGAGCTAACACAAGCCCATGAACATTATCAGACGATATTCCCCCCATTTTCACCAACAAAATTTCAAACAAACACACAACCCCTAAACCCCTAATCCCCCCCAAATCAACAAAATTTGATTAATTCCCACCTGAAACTTAAAAACTCACAAAGAAATTCACAATCTTGACCACTTTAAACAAACCGAAATCGAACTAAAAACAAGAAACTTTAACCTTTTTGTGTGTCGGGTCGTAATGGGAAGCATGTGAAACGATGTTTCCTTTATCGATTCATATGGAAAGTGATAGATCACATGTTTTCGGAAGTGGGATTTGGAAAAGTTGGAACCTTTTAAAAGTAAAGCTTCGAATTTCTTTACAAGAATGGAAGAGAAGTATGACACGAATACGAGCAAGAAATGGTAGGTAGGTCGGTTGCGTGCGTTTGAAGGAAGATGATCAAACTCAGAATTGTTTGTGCCGTTGGGTTTCAAATCATGCGTCGGGTCGGGAAAGTTTGTTGACCCGAATCCGAATTGGTGTATTAAAGTTGGTTTGAAGTTAATGGTTAAACATGTATTTTTAGAAGATGATCTTTAAGAAAAAAGATATTGATGAGTgaatgttaatatttttttttttttaagggcAAAGGTTAAATGACGCTACTTCTAATTTATATTAACTTACTCCACAGTAATTGAACCCTAGTCTTTTTCTAAGAAGCATAAAGCCTCTATCACCCCATCAAAGTAGTGATGGCATGTGAGTATTTTTTTGATTTTGGTACTTTAATGGTTTAGATAAGAACAATTAGAGGTTGATTACAATAATTGATGGGGACAAAAGATAGTTAGGCCAACTTGATCCTTAGTTAACTTGTAGTGTAAGAAAAGGCCAAATAATGACGGTTAGGTCTATATGCTACCTTGTAGAGTGtttatattttgttatttttggtTGAACTGTATAAATCGAAACAAATATGTTGGTTAAACCTTTAACAGTTTGATTTATAGTGTTGACAGATCATCCTATGAAGCCAGTTGTGCATAAAAAAAAGGCAGTCATACCCGCACACTACCCATGTTTTATTTGTGTCGAAAATATTAACTATAACTCACACACACTTAAAATCATGTAACCCGAACATGACACACTTAGTTCATTTGTTTAAATGTGTCAAAAAGGTTGGTGGGTGGTAATCAAATTATATATGTGTTAATCGGTTTGTATGTTGTAAAATATGGGTTAAATGAGTCCAAAACGGCTTAGCAAATCAACATGCCTATCAAATGGTTTAAACACGCCAACTTGAACACGACCAATTAATTAAATGGTTTAGATTTAACAATCAAAATGTCAAAAACTATCACCCTTAGTTTTAGTTGTGGTTTGGCTGACCCAATCAACCCGACCAATTTGGCGTGTCGTTTTCCGAATCTAGATTTAGCGTTCCAAGCAAGATTTTTTATTAATAGTGGTCGAAGTAGACCTTAACGTTCCAAGCAAGATTTTTGTTAATAGTGATTGAAGTCAGGGGCGGCTCTTAGAAGGGCTCAGGCAGGGCCACGGCCCGGGCAAGTTTTttggccgtagtgctaattttccgcatttcaattgaaattttttatatatactatgtttggcccggactttttttagtgcccgtgtctttcAGCTCTGGCACATTCAACGGGCAAGATCAGCCACTGATCGAAGTAGACCGTAAACCATTTAAATGTTACCGCATATTCCATTTAAACTAGTGTAAACTTGTGGGTTAATCGGGTCAATATGtagaaataaaataataaaatttatcaaacatatatgaaaatagtaACCTCACTTGATCCTTTTTGATTGCCATCTTACCTCACAAACCTACACACTATAAGATATAGATGACAGATAAAGAGTTAGGagctgtttgtttaccttttaatggagctcttaatggttcagacatcttattggttcagtacttaatagttcagacatttgcctctgaatagtTAAGCATTATACCGAGTCTGAATAGTTAAGACCTCTAATTTGAATTGACCAGACATTTACctttgaacggttaagcattatattggctcttaatggttcagacctcttactggttcaacacttaatggttcagacttcttACTGATTCAAtacttaatcattcagaagttgccaaacagctcCTTAATTAAGAAGCAATAGTAAGTCctttaataattattaaacgaCTCAATTATTTATATagtattaattaatatatatcaTTAGATTGTATGAGACCATCACTAATGCAAGCAGCCACATTAGACCTTTACATATGCTTCAAAAACATCAATTTTCTCTCCGGCCCTGAAAGCATACTTACGGTTATTTACATTTCACATTATCACCACTTTATacattattccatatataaataaacAACTTTTTTATGCATAACCACTTGTACTATAtgctttgggagtttttcaaaaaaaaaacatgattttttacttttaacccaaatgtttttagttttttaattttaaccctacataatttgtttttttaactttaacccaaaactaaacttgattttttacttttgatccaaaggtttttagcttttgcaattttaaccttatataatttgtttttttaactttaacccaaaatttatttattatttgtaatttaactttacaacttttgtcacttatacttttcatctttggcaaattttcgttttacgtatagttctaaattttttgaCTTGATACAACGCAACGTAAAAGTGTagttcaacttttttatgttttgtttcaatttttgcaagttaacacgacgcaatgtgcatgtgtggttcaatgttGTTACCtctattattccatatataaataagcaaGTTTTTTGTGCAtaaccacttgtaccttgtgctttgggagtttttcaaaaaaaaaacgttattttttacttttaacccaaatgttTTTAGCTTTTGTAATTTTTACcctacataattttttttttaattttaatccaaaactaaacttgatttttttacttttaacccaaaggtttttagcttttgcaattttaaccttaCTAATTTGTTtgtttaactttaacccaaaacttttcaatATTTGTAATTTAACTttacaacttttgtcacttatacttttcatctttgtcaaatttttgttttacgtatagttctaacttttgtcacttatacttttcatctttggcaaattttcgttttacgtatagttctaaattttttgaCTTGATACAACGCAACGTACAAGTGTagttcaacttttttatgttttgtttcaatttttgcaagttaacacgacgcaatgtgcatgtgtggttcaatgttGTTACCtctattattccatatataaataagcaaGTTTTTTGTGCAtaaccacttgtaccttgtgctttgggagtttttcaaaaaaaaacgttattttttacttttaacccaaatgttTTTAGCTTTTGTAATTTTTACcctacataatttttttttttaattttaatccaaaactaaacttgatttttttacttttaacccaaaggtttttagcttttgcaattttaaccttaCTAATTTGTTtgtttaactttaacccaaaacttttcaatATTTGTAATTTAACTttacaacttttgtcacttatacttttcatctttgtcaaatttttgttttacgtatagttctaattTTTTCGACTTAATACAACGCAACCTAcaagtgtggttcaacttttttatgttttgtttcaaattttgcaagttaacacggcgcaacgtgcatgagtagttcaacgtttttacctctattttttcatgtttgacaggttcgtcgcaacacgcagatcCTAGGCCGAGTCAGTGTTgatggtcgatgacggttgtgtgacattagtactatttgacaccatTTTACACCCCGCCGCAAcacggggtgtgctttggggtt
Above is a window of Helianthus annuus cultivar XRQ/B chromosome 14, HanXRQr2.0-SUNRISE, whole genome shotgun sequence DNA encoding:
- the LOC110908624 gene encoding probable magnesium transporter NIPA1 isoform X2, with the protein product MVSMIIGEVANFAAYAYAPAILVTPLGALSMIISAVLAHYFLDERLHIFGVIGCALCLVGSTTIVLHAPHEIPIKSVKEVWLLATAPGFLVYACIVLIVVGILIYRYVPLYGGTHLVIYVGICSLMGSLTVMCVKAVGIAMKLSFSGSNQFVYFQTWFFTILLFGFILLQLNYLNRALDTFNTAVISPVYYVMFTSFTILASMIMFKNWDHQNASQIISELSGFVTIFSGTFLLHKTKDMGTPAATDSPKLSSSSASSRNEGPTRSEL
- the LOC110908624 gene encoding probable magnesium transporter NIPA1 isoform X1: MGGISSDNVHGLVLALSSSVFIGSSFIIKKKGLMNAGATGIRAGLGGYSYLKEPWWWAGMVSMIIGEVANFAAYAYAPAILVTPLGALSMIISAVLAHYFLDERLHIFGVIGCALCLVGSTTIVLHAPHEIPIKSVKEVWLLATAPGFLVYACIVLIVVGILIYRYVPLYGGTHLVIYVGICSLMGSLTVMCVKAVGIAMKLSFSGSNQFVYFQTWFFTILLFGFILLQLNYLNRALDTFNTAVISPVYYVMFTSFTILASMIMFKNWDHQNASQIISELSGFVTIFSGTFLLHKTKDMGTPAATDSPKLSSSSASSRNEGPTRSEL